Within SAR202 cluster bacterium, the genomic segment TACTCAAAGGAGAGCCTCGTGTAGGCCAGGGCGTTGATATTGTTAGTGGAGGCCCTTACCCTGCTTATCAGCATCGGCAATGGTCGCCTCCCAATCAGGTATCGGGCTAGCACTGTGCGATATGGTGCTAGCCCGATCTGCGTCTAGGGGCACCACCAATGGCAATTGCTGTGGGGGTGCGGTATTCGCAGTCCCGCAATTAGCCTAATCTATAGGTGGCGCGAGGAGTGGGGCTCTTGGGAAAGGAGGTGGCAGCTTGACGGATATCAAGGTCCTTGTAGTAGACGATGACGAGCTGCTACGCGAGATGCTCAAGGGTTGGCTCCACCTGGCAGGCTTTAGCGTGGTCAGCGCGGCGAACGGCGAAGACGGCCTGCTGATCCTTGAAGCTCACCGCCCGGATGTGGTGGTGACAGACCTGACGATGCCGGTTATGGACGGCATCCAGTTCTGCAGAGAGGCCAGGAAGATCTCCGATGTTCCGATCCTGGTCTTCAGCGGTCTTCCGGACAAGGAGTGCCGCGAGTCTGCCATGACAGCAGGGGCAG encodes:
- a CDS encoding response regulator, whose amino-acid sequence is MTDIKVLVVDDDELLREMLKGWLHLAGFSVVSAANGEDGLLILEAHRPDVVVTDLTMPVMDGIQFCREARKISDVPILVFSGLPDKECRESAMTAGADGYVVKNIGMSAFISTVEGLAKRRKQVA